The proteins below are encoded in one region of Halichoerus grypus chromosome X, mHalGry1.hap1.1, whole genome shotgun sequence:
- the LOC118529229 gene encoding synaptonemal complex protein 3-like isoform X1 codes for MFEVNARAFVKTANEKIEHVWNIQQEQRQNLHLKYSQQFLTLFREWDTDMRKAQEQEEKLAGMFREQRKILQQARAVQNQRLQKIKNLHEQFLKSMQDLEKDHEHLLTDQQSEVREDMTKLQNKIMMEAQQQALAILQKSLYSLLF; via the exons atgttcGAAGTGAATGCCAGAGCTTTTGTCAAAACCGCTAACGAAAAAATTGAGCATGTTTGGAACATACAGCAAGAACAAAG GCAGAATCTTCATCTCAAATATTCTCAGCAGTTTCTGACTTTGTTTCGGGAGTGGGATACAGACATGCGGAAAGCCcaggaacaagaagaaaaactagCT gGTATGTTCCGAGAGCAACGAAAGATTCTTCAACAAGCTAGAGCTGTTCAGAACCAGAGactgcaaaaaattaaaaacttacatgAGCAATTCTTAAAG agTATGCAGGACTTAGAGAAGGACCATGAACATCTTCTTACTGATCAACAAAGCGAAGTTAGGGAAGACATGACCAAGttgcaaaacaaaattatgatGGAAGCT CAGCAGCAAGCGCTGGCCATTCTTCAGAAGTCTCTTTATTCCCTGTTGTTCTGA
- the LOC118529229 gene encoding synaptonemal complex protein 3-like isoform X2, translating into MRKAQEQEEKLAGMFREQRKILQQARAVQNQRLQKIKNLHEQFLKSMQDLEKDHEHLLTDQQSEVREDMTKLQNKIMMEAQQQALAILQKSLYSLLF; encoded by the exons ATGCGGAAAGCCcaggaacaagaagaaaaactagCT gGTATGTTCCGAGAGCAACGAAAGATTCTTCAACAAGCTAGAGCTGTTCAGAACCAGAGactgcaaaaaattaaaaacttacatgAGCAATTCTTAAAG agTATGCAGGACTTAGAGAAGGACCATGAACATCTTCTTACTGATCAACAAAGCGAAGTTAGGGAAGACATGACCAAGttgcaaaacaaaattatgatGGAAGCT CAGCAGCAAGCGCTGGCCATTCTTCAGAAGTCTCTTTATTCCCTGTTGTTCTGA